One segment of Ricinus communis isolate WT05 ecotype wild-type chromosome 8, ASM1957865v1, whole genome shotgun sequence DNA contains the following:
- the LOC8267281 gene encoding short-chain dehydrogenase/reductase 2b isoform X3 — METNQQRMVTGANKGIGFETVRQLASRGVTVVLTARNEKRGVDATSMLHQMGLTNVVFHQLDVLDPVSIHSLANFIQNTFGRLDILVNNAGASGVVVDDEHLRALNIDPETWLSGKAVNLLQEVMKTTYEKAEECLNTNYFGVRRLTEALLPLLQLSTSGARIVNVSSLRSELRRIRSEELRNELNDVEILTEEKLDAVVERFFSDLRENKLEAGGWSLMLPAYSISKAILNAYTRVLARRHPNMLINSVHPGYVNTDINWHTGPLPVEEGARGPVKCALLPDGGPTGCYFDQTEVADF; from the exons ATGGAAACCAATCAGCAGAGAA TGGTTACAGGAGCAAACAAGGGTATTGGCTTTGAGACAGTGAGGCAGCTTGCTTCTCGAGGAGTGACAGTGGTGCTGACTGctagaaatgaaaagagaGGAGTGGATGCTACTTCTATGCTTCATCAGATGGGTTTAACAAATGTTGTTTTTCATCAACTTGATGTTTTGGACCCAGTTAGCATCCACTCCCTGGCGAACTTCATCCAGAATACATTTGGAAGGCTTGATATCTTG GTGAACAATGCTGGCGCCTCTGGAGTTGTGGTTGATGACGAACACTTAAGGGCCTTAAATATAGATCCTGAAACTTGG CTTTCAGGCAAGGCAGTCAACCTGTTACAAGAGGTGATGAAAACAACTTATGAGAAGGCAGAAGAATGCTTAAACACAAATTACTTCGGAGTCAGAAGATTAACAGAAGCTCTCCTCCCACTTCTACAGCTTTCCACTTCAGGTGCCAGGATAGTTAATGTCTCTTCCCTGAGGAGTGAGCTACGA AGGATCCGAAGTGAAGAACTGAGAAACGAACTTAATGACGTAGAGATACTAACAGAAGAAAAACTTGATGCAGTAGTGGAGAGATTCTTTAGTGATTTGAGAGAGAATAAACTTGAAGCTGGTGGATGGTCATTAATGTTGCCGGCATATAGCATCTCCAAGGCCATCCTTAATGCATATACTAGAGTCCTCGCCAGGAGGCATCCTAATATGCTCATAAACTCTGTTCATCCTGGCTATGTCAATACAGATATAAATTGGCACACCGGACCATTGCCAGTGGAAGAGGGAGCTAGAGGTCCTGTCAAGTGTGCTCTTTTACCAGATGGAGGTCCTACTGGCTGCTATTTTGATCAAACTGAAGTTGCAGATTTTTGA
- the LOC8267281 gene encoding short-chain dehydrogenase/reductase 2b isoform X1, which produces MYLTSPISFACPSMRLILWNSSASLLGKLSPPLRPTRLSTETYSCQLLGAGNQFSIASTISRSTLKYSSAQPRTREEIIINPSNTMKAHGNQSAEKYAVVTGANKGIGFETVRQLASRGVTVVLTARNEKRGVDATSMLHQMGLTNVVFHQLDVLDPVSIHSLANFIQNTFGRLDILVNNAGASGVVVDDEHLRALNIDPETWLSGKAVNLLQEVMKTTYEKAEECLNTNYFGVRRLTEALLPLLQLSTSGARIVNVSSLRSELRRIRSEELRNELNDVEILTEEKLDAVVERFFSDLRENKLEAGGWSLMLPAYSISKAILNAYTRVLARRHPNMLINSVHPGYVNTDINWHTGPLPVEEGARGPVKCALLPDGGPTGCYFDQTEVADF; this is translated from the exons AGACCCACAAGACTCTCGACAGAGACTTACTCCTGTCAACTCCTTGGAGCTGGTAATCAATTTTCAATAGCCTCAACCATCTCGAGATCAACTTTAAAAT ATTCATCTGCCCAACCAAGAACAAGAGAGGAGATAATCATAAACCCATCAAACACTATGAAAGCCCATGGAAACCAATCAGCAGAGAA ATATGCAGTGGTTACAGGAGCAAACAAGGGTATTGGCTTTGAGACAGTGAGGCAGCTTGCTTCTCGAGGAGTGACAGTGGTGCTGACTGctagaaatgaaaagagaGGAGTGGATGCTACTTCTATGCTTCATCAGATGGGTTTAACAAATGTTGTTTTTCATCAACTTGATGTTTTGGACCCAGTTAGCATCCACTCCCTGGCGAACTTCATCCAGAATACATTTGGAAGGCTTGATATCTTG GTGAACAATGCTGGCGCCTCTGGAGTTGTGGTTGATGACGAACACTTAAGGGCCTTAAATATAGATCCTGAAACTTGG CTTTCAGGCAAGGCAGTCAACCTGTTACAAGAGGTGATGAAAACAACTTATGAGAAGGCAGAAGAATGCTTAAACACAAATTACTTCGGAGTCAGAAGATTAACAGAAGCTCTCCTCCCACTTCTACAGCTTTCCACTTCAGGTGCCAGGATAGTTAATGTCTCTTCCCTGAGGAGTGAGCTACGA AGGATCCGAAGTGAAGAACTGAGAAACGAACTTAATGACGTAGAGATACTAACAGAAGAAAAACTTGATGCAGTAGTGGAGAGATTCTTTAGTGATTTGAGAGAGAATAAACTTGAAGCTGGTGGATGGTCATTAATGTTGCCGGCATATAGCATCTCCAAGGCCATCCTTAATGCATATACTAGAGTCCTCGCCAGGAGGCATCCTAATATGCTCATAAACTCTGTTCATCCTGGCTATGTCAATACAGATATAAATTGGCACACCGGACCATTGCCAGTGGAAGAGGGAGCTAGAGGTCCTGTCAAGTGTGCTCTTTTACCAGATGGAGGTCCTACTGGCTGCTATTTTGATCAAACTGAAGTTGCAGATTTTTGA
- the LOC8267281 gene encoding short-chain dehydrogenase/reductase 2b isoform X2, which yields MKAHGNQSAEKYAVVTGANKGIGFETVRQLASRGVTVVLTARNEKRGVDATSMLHQMGLTNVVFHQLDVLDPVSIHSLANFIQNTFGRLDILVNNAGASGVVVDDEHLRALNIDPETWLSGKAVNLLQEVMKTTYEKAEECLNTNYFGVRRLTEALLPLLQLSTSGARIVNVSSLRSELRRIRSEELRNELNDVEILTEEKLDAVVERFFSDLRENKLEAGGWSLMLPAYSISKAILNAYTRVLARRHPNMLINSVHPGYVNTDINWHTGPLPVEEGARGPVKCALLPDGGPTGCYFDQTEVADF from the exons ATGAAAGCCCATGGAAACCAATCAGCAGAGAA ATATGCAGTGGTTACAGGAGCAAACAAGGGTATTGGCTTTGAGACAGTGAGGCAGCTTGCTTCTCGAGGAGTGACAGTGGTGCTGACTGctagaaatgaaaagagaGGAGTGGATGCTACTTCTATGCTTCATCAGATGGGTTTAACAAATGTTGTTTTTCATCAACTTGATGTTTTGGACCCAGTTAGCATCCACTCCCTGGCGAACTTCATCCAGAATACATTTGGAAGGCTTGATATCTTG GTGAACAATGCTGGCGCCTCTGGAGTTGTGGTTGATGACGAACACTTAAGGGCCTTAAATATAGATCCTGAAACTTGG CTTTCAGGCAAGGCAGTCAACCTGTTACAAGAGGTGATGAAAACAACTTATGAGAAGGCAGAAGAATGCTTAAACACAAATTACTTCGGAGTCAGAAGATTAACAGAAGCTCTCCTCCCACTTCTACAGCTTTCCACTTCAGGTGCCAGGATAGTTAATGTCTCTTCCCTGAGGAGTGAGCTACGA AGGATCCGAAGTGAAGAACTGAGAAACGAACTTAATGACGTAGAGATACTAACAGAAGAAAAACTTGATGCAGTAGTGGAGAGATTCTTTAGTGATTTGAGAGAGAATAAACTTGAAGCTGGTGGATGGTCATTAATGTTGCCGGCATATAGCATCTCCAAGGCCATCCTTAATGCATATACTAGAGTCCTCGCCAGGAGGCATCCTAATATGCTCATAAACTCTGTTCATCCTGGCTATGTCAATACAGATATAAATTGGCACACCGGACCATTGCCAGTGGAAGAGGGAGCTAGAGGTCCTGTCAAGTGTGCTCTTTTACCAGATGGAGGTCCTACTGGCTGCTATTTTGATCAAACTGAAGTTGCAGATTTTTGA